TCATCGACGAGGCGCGCACGCCGCTCATCATCTCCGGCCCGACCGAAGACACGACCGATCTCTACTACAAGATCAACAGCGTCATCCCGCGGCTCAAGAACGAAGATCATTACGTCATCGACGAGAAGGCGCGCACCGCGCAGCTCACCGACGAAGGCGTGGAGGCGGTCGAGGGGCTCATCGGCGTCGACAACCTCTATGACGCCAGCAATATCGAGATCATCCATCATGTCAATCAGGCGCTGCGCGCCCACACGCTCTACCACCGCGATACCGACTACGTCGTGCGCGATGGTGAAGTCATCATTGTCGATGAATTCACCGGGCGCCTGATGTCGGGCCGACGCTGGAGCGACGGACTCCATCAGGCCGTTGAAGCCAAGGAAGGCGTTACGATCGAGAAGGAAAACCAGACCCTCGCGTCGATCACCTTCCAGAATTACTTCCGCCTCTACGACAAACTCGCCGGCATGACGGGCACCGCCGATACCGAGGCCGCGGAGTTTGCCCAGATCTACGAGCTCGAAGTCATCGTGATTCCCACGCATCGGCCGATCATTCGCAAGGACGACGCCGACCTGGTCTTCAAGACCCAGCAGGAGCGCGACGAGGCGATCATCGAAGACATTCGCGAAGCCCATGAGCGCGGTCAACCCGTGCTGGTAGGCACCACTTCCATTGAGAAATCGGAACTCCTTTCGCGCGCGCTCAAGAAGGCGGGTGTCTCCCACGACGTGCTCAACGCCAAGCAGCATGAGCGCGAGGCGGAGATCATCGCGCAGGCCGGTTCCAGCGGGGCGGTGACGCTCTCGACCAGCATGGCCGGACGCGGCACCGACATCATGCTCGGCGGCAATCCCGAGGCCCTCGCGCTCCATCGTTGCAGCGATCCCGAGGACGAGGCCGAATACCAGCGCGAGCTGATGGCGGCCAAGGCCGAGTGCGAACGCGACAAGGAAAAGGTACTCGCCGCCGGGGGCCTGCGGGTCGTCGGTACCGAGCGCCACGAATCGCGGCGCATCGACAACCAGCTCCGCGGCCGCTCGGGACGCCAGGGCGATCCGGGTGCCTCGCGCTTCTACCTCTCGCTCGAAGACGACCTGCTGCGCATCTTCGGCGGCGACCGCATCAAGGGCATGATGGAGCGCCTGGGACTCGAAGAGGGCGAGGCCATCGAGCACAAGTGGCTCAACAAGGCCATCGAGAATGCCCAGCGCAAGGTCGAGGGCCACAATTTCGATATTCGCAAGCACCTGCTCGAATACGACAACGTGATGAATGACCAGCGCGGGGTGATCTACACGCAGCGCCGGGAGACGCTGGAAGTCGAGGACGTTTCCGAGGACATCTGGAAATTTGTCGAGGATGTTCTGGAGACCACTGCGCTCGCCCATTGCGATGAGCGTGGCTACGTCGAGGACTGGGATCTCGAGGGGCTCAACGACGCCCTGCGCGTCACGTTCAATTGGGATATCAACCTCACCAAGGAAGCCGCCGGCGACCGGAACTTCTCCGAGTTCTTCGACTTCCTCAACGAGGAACTGCGCAAGCACTACAAGGACCGCGAGGCGGAGATCGGTGCCGATACGCTTCGCCAGCTCGAAAAATGGCGCTGGCTGGTCAACATGGACACCGCCTGGAAGGACCACCTGCTGGCGCTCGATCGCCTGAAGGAAGGCATCGGGCTTCGCGGTTACGCGCAGGTCGATCCCAAGCAGGTCTACAAGAAGGAAGCCTTCGGGCTCTTCACCGAGCTGGTGGGCACGATCAAGCAGAACACCGTGCGCGACCTGTTCCACGTGCGTCTTCGCCGTGAGGAAGAGATCGAAGAAGAGCGCGCCAAGCGCGCCGAAGCGGTCAAGCGCCTGGCGGCTAGCCACGGCGGCGACACCGACGCTCCCAGGGAAGCGCCCAAGAAGAAGCCGATGCGGCGCACCCAGGAAAAAGTGGGCCGCAACGACCCCTGCTGGTGCGGAAGCGGGAAGAAATACAAGCACTGCCACGGCAAGGCGGGCGCTGAGCCCGCCGCCGACGCCGGCGAGTAGCGCTGGCTCTTACGCATAACTATCTGAAATAACAGAGATTATCCTGTCCGGGAAAGTCGCGCCCAGCGGCGGTGGGATATCCCACTTGACTATATTTCCCACTTGCATACCATGGACTGCGTTGATTGCGTTGCGAAAGCAGGTGGTATTGATGGGAACTGCGATTACAAGCCCCGAAAAGATCCTCCGACCCGATGACAAGGGCCGCGTGGGATTGGGTAGTTTCATTAAGGAGCTGCAGCGCCATTTAGGGCAACTGAGCGGTTTTGCCGTGCATATTGAAAATTCCAGAATCGTGCTCAGTCCGCGGGTGGAACGAGACCCTCTTGCGCCCGATACGCTGGTGCTCAGCGATGCTGATCGCGACGCGTTTCTCGAAGCGCTCGCCAATCCTCCCGAGCCGAATGAGGCGTTGAAGCGAGCCTTCAAAAAATACCGGGATTCCCAGTCGGCTGAATAAGTGCAGAAAAAGCCAATCGTAGTCTCACTGGCGGATTGCGAGGACATTGACCGCGCGTCATTCAATTGCGGCGTTGCGGCGCTCGATCAATGGTTTGCCAATCAGGCCGGGCAAGCGCAGCGGAAAGGCCTGGCCAAGGTTTGGGTTGCTACGGAGAGGCACAGTCCTGCGGTTGCAATTGGGTACTCTTCTCTGACCGCCTTGTCATTGCCATTTGAGGATGCGCCTGCCGCCCTGCGCAGGCGCATGCCGAAGAAACCGTTACAGGTCATACTGCTCGCACGTTTGGCGGTCGACCAAAGGCACCAGGGGCGCGGAATCGGCAGGCAGCTTCTCATGGACGCCATCGACCGAACCTGGCGGGCAGCCAGCCAGGTGCCCGCGAAGGCGCTGGTGGTCCATGCCAAGGATGAGACCGCCGCCGCATTCTATGAGAAATATGGATTTTTGCGCTTTTTTGACGGCTCGCTTCATCTGTTCCTTCCCATGGGAACTCTGGAACTGCTGATTGAGGCAGACTAGCGGCCCAGCCTTGAAGCTCCCCGGCAGGAGGGGCTAGAGTCAGCGACAAGCAAGCCGCCCGGTAGCGGGCGGCGCGGGAGAGAGAAATCATGATTCACGATACTGTCGGTGGCGGCCTGGTCGGCGCCCTCATCATCTTCGGCGGAATTTACGCTGGAATCGTCTGCGGCGCTTCCATTGCGCTGAGCCTGCTTGCCAAGAACGTCAGCAAGCTTCAGGGCGGGGGCGACTCCGAAGCGGCTCAGGAAGAAGCCGCCGCATGAGGCGCGCACGCGCTGCACTGCTCGTTCTGGCAGCGTTGCTGTGCGCGGGCTGCGGCGCCAAGGCGCCCGATCATCCCGAGGAACTCAAGATCCAGGTCATGAAGTTCCTTCGCGAGGTCGAGCTCAAGGACTACGACGGCGCAGCCAGTCGCATTCATCCGACCAAGCGCGCGGCCTTTGTCGGGTGGATCACCAACGACGCGGAAAAGGTTCACTTCACCAACTCCCAGATCCGTGTGCTTCCGACCGAGGACGAACTCGACAAGATGCCCGAGGACAAGCCCAAGAAGGCCAACGTCATCGTCTCGCTCGAGTATTTCCGGCTTCCCTCCACGGAGGTGAAAAAAGAAGTGCGAACCCAGGTCTGGCTCTTCGACGAAGACTACGAACGCTGGTATTTGCTTGAGGGCTGGGAGCCATGAAAAAAGGCGGGTCATCGACCCGCCTTTTTTGATTGTGCGTTGATTTCTACTGCTCTTTGGGCGGCGAGGAATTTTCTTCCAGATCGGTCTCGTCCATTCCCTGCGATTCCATCTCTTCGGGCGCGGCCTCTTCGGCCGGCGCTTCCATGGGCTCCTCGACGGATTCCTCGGCCGCGGCGTCCTCGCTCATTGGTTCTTCATCCATGGACTCTTCGGGCGCGGCAGGCTCTTCGGATGCGGGTTCTTCGGGCATCGCCTGATCGGCATCCTCGTCGGCGGGCTCTTCCATCTCTTCAGCCGGGGCGGGGGCGTCGGCTGGAACTTCTTCCATGCCGGCCTCGGGCTCTTCCATCTCCTCGGGTGCGGCCTCTTCGGCCGGGCCGTTCATGGACTGCTCCATCTGCGTCGGCTGCCCCATCTTTGCCTTCTCGCGCTCTGCCGCGTGCTCAAGGGCGCCGTCGGGAGCTTCCGGGTAGAACTCAAAGGTGTAGACGAACTCGACGGGCTCGCACTCGCACTCATCGAAGTGGAACTCGCTCACGATTTCGAGAAAGCGGTCTTCGAATTCGGGTAGCATGAAGTCGCGCTCGAGCAGATCCACCTGGGAAACGGTGCCGTCTTCTTCGACGCGGACCCGCACGCGGTAGCGGTTGGTGTAGTAGCGATAGAGGCCGCGGGTGCGGATGGCCAGCAGGCGCAGCTCTTCGGACTGCTCACGCACCTGGCGGGAGAGCTCGTCAAAGCTGCGCGGGCCCTCCACATCGCCGGAGACGGGGGAAACCACCTTCGCTCGCTGGACCGCCACGCAGCCACTGGTCGTGACGACAAACAGGGCGAGGGCCAGAGCGAGGAGGGTGCGAAAATTCAAGTAATTTACTTTAGTCATGGGCCGAATGATGGCGCCACGCAGCGCGATTCGTCAAGGGTTGCGGCAACTTGCCCCCTCCGGCCGGCCGGTCCGGTGGGCTCGGGGGCCTTTGACCACACCTGTGGCCATCGCTAGGCTGGGGCGCCGTGACAGGAACACCAAATTCCGGCCGCCACGTACGTGTGCGGTTCGCCCCGTCCCCGACCGGGCCCCTCCATCTGGGCGGCGCCCGCACAGCCCTGTTCAACTGGCTCTACGCGCGAAATCAGGGCGGCACCTTCGTGCTGCGCATCGAGAATACGGACACGGTTCGCTCCAGTGAGGCCTACGAAGACAGCATTCTGAGCGACCTGCACTGGCTGGGACTCGACTGGGAAGAGGGCCCGAAGATGGGCGGTCCCTATGGTCCCTATCGCCAGGACGAGCGGCTTGAGATCCACAAGCAGGCGCTGGCAGAGCTCCGCGAGCACGGGGCGGTCTATCCCTGTTTCTGCTCCCAGGAACAGCTCGAAGCCACCCGGCGCCAGCAGTCCGCCAAGGGCGAGCCCCCGCGCTATCCGGGCACCTGCAGGGGGCTGGACCCCGATGTGGCGAGGGATCGCATCGACCAGGGGCAGAAACACACCTGGCGTTTTGCCCTTCCCGGCGGCGACTACATCGTCAAAGACCTCATTCGCGGCGATGTGAAGTTCAACCTCGCCGATCTGGGCGACTTCGTCGTGATGCGAACCGATGGAACCTTTCCCTATCTTTTTGCATCTGCAATAGACGACGCCCGGATGCAGATTACCCACGTGCTCCGGGGCGAGGACGGTCTCTCGAACGCGCCGCGACAGGCGGTGCTGATCGAGGCCCTGGGGGAGGCGCCGCCGGTGTTCGGCCATTTGCCGCTGCTGCTCGATCCTGAAGGAAAAAAGCTCGCCAAGCGCGATCCCTCCTTCACCCTGGAAGCCCTGCGTGAGCGGCAGGTACCCCCCGACGCCCTGTTCTCCTATCTGGCCGGTCTGGGGTATGCGCCCGCCGCCAAGGGGGACATGACCAAGGAAGAACTCATCGAGAGCTTCGACCTCAGCAAGATTTCCAAGAGCCCGGCCCGCGTGGATGCGAGCGCGCTCGAATACGTTGCCGGTCGCCACGTGCGCGATCTCTCATTGGAGGAATTCGTCCGACAGGCCCGCGAGCGGCTGGCCGACGTCGGGATCACCTATCCCGAGACCCCGGTGCTCGATGAGGCGCTCTCCGGGGCCTTCCAGACCGACGTGCGCGACTGGCGCGAGCTTGAGGCCGCTGCCCGCGAGCTCGAAGAGGGCTGGACCGACGTCGCCGAGGAAGAACGCGAAGTCTTCGGTGAGGAGACCGCCCTGCGGGTTCTTCGCGTCGCCGCCGGCGTGAACGAGGAAGTGCCCGCCGAAGACTGGTGCGGCGATACCCTCATTGGGGCATTGCGCAAGGAAGTCTCGGAGGTTAAAGGACGCAAGCTGTACGGTCCGCTCCGCGTGGCGCTCACGGGGAAACTCGGCGGACCGGAACTCAAACATCTGATTACGCTGCTGGGGCGTGAACGCGTGCGCGAGCGAGTCTCACGCGCGCTGGCCCAGCTTCATCAGGACGACTAGGACGATCACCATGGCCCTCCGCCTCTACAATACGCTGACCCGCAAGGAAGAAGACTTCGAACCACTTCATGAGGGCAAGGTCGGCATGTACGCCTGCGGCGTGACCGTTTACGACCGCGTGCACGTGGGACACGCCCGCTCGGCCGTGGTGTACGACGTCATTTTCCGCTACCTCAAATACAAGGGATACGACGTCACCTTCGTCCGCAACTTCACCGACGTCGACGACAAGATCATCAAGCGTGCCAATGAAGAGGGCGCGACCTCCGAAGAAATCGCCGAGCGCTACATCGCGGCCTATCACGAGGACATGGGACCGCTCAACCTGCAGCCGCCGACCATCGAGCCCAAGGCCACCGAGCACATGGCGCAGATCATCAAGCTCATCGAGCGGCTGATCGAAAAGGGCGCGGCCTACGAATCGGGCGGCGATGTCTTCTTCGCCGTGAAGAAGTTTGACGGCTACGGCAAGCTCTCGGGCAAGGACATCGACGAGCTCGAGAGCGGCGCGCGCATCGACATCAATGAGCTCAAGGAAAACCCGATGGACTTCGCGCTTTGGAAGTCTGCCAAGCCCGGCGAACCCGCCTGGGATTCTCCCTGGGGCAAGGGCCGCCCGGGCTGGCACATCGAGTGCTCGGCCATGAGCATGAGCCACCTCGGAGAGAGCTTCGACATTCACGGGGGCGGCAACGACCTCGTGTTTCCCCACCACGAAAACGAGATCGCCCAGAGCGAGGGCGCCACGGGCCACCACTACGCCAAATACTGGATTCACAACGGCATGGTGGTGCTCAACAAGCAGAAGATGAGCAAGTCGACGGGCAACTTCTTCACCCTGCGCGACGTGCTGGAGAAGTATCACCCGGAAGTGCTGCGCACTTTCATTCTGGGGACCCAGTATCGCAAGCCCATCGACTTTGCCGAGGACTACGTGCGCGACGCCGAGTCGGGCCTGCGCAAGCTCTACGAAACCATCCGTGCCTGCGAGCGCATCCTTGAGCAGGAATGCCCGAACATGAAGGGGCCGGCGGAGCCGACCGAGGAAGAGACCGCACTTCTGGAACGGCTGGCCGCGCTGCCGGCGGAGTTCGAGGAGAAGATGGACAACGACTTCGACAGCGCAGGCGCCCTGGGACGCGTGCAGGCCCTGCGCGGCGAGGTGAACGGCTACCTGTTCGCCCACAACTTCGAGTGCACCCCGGTTTCCTGCAAGATCTGTCGCGGGTTTCTAAATGCGCTCGATCTGCCGCGCAAGGTGCTGGGGATCCTCTCGCGCCCGGCCGAGGAATTCCTGGCCGAGCTCGAAGCCCGCGTCGCCGACGAGGCCGAGATCAGCCCGGCGGAGATCGAAAAGCTCATCGCCGACCGCAACGCCGCCCGCACCGGCAAGAACTACGCCGAGGCCGACCGCATCCGCGACGAGCTGGCCGCCCACAATGTCGAGATCAAGGACGGCCCCGGCGGCACCGAGTGGCGCTGGCGCACCTGAGCTTCCAATGAGAGAAATAAAAAGGCCGCCCGATGGGCGGCCTTTTTTGTAGACGGTTTCGTCGCTTACGGCGCCGGGGCGAAGTGCCAGTTGGGGCCGCCGATCATGGGCGGGTCGATGCTCAGAAAGAACTCCACGGGCTGACCGGTGGGCTTCTGCATAATCACTTGCCAACCGCCCTCAACAATGATGACGTTGGTTTCGTTGACGGCTTCATCGTAGGTGTCGGTCA
This is a stretch of genomic DNA from Chrysiogenia bacterium. It encodes these proteins:
- a CDS encoding GNAT family N-acetyltransferase; translated protein: MQKKPIVVSLADCEDIDRASFNCGVAALDQWFANQAGQAQRKGLAKVWVATERHSPAVAIGYSSLTALSLPFEDAPAALRRRMPKKPLQVILLARLAVDQRHQGRGIGRQLLMDAIDRTWRAASQVPAKALVVHAKDETAAAFYEKYGFLRFFDGSLHLFLPMGTLELLIEAD
- a CDS encoding DUF1778 domain-containing protein encodes the protein MGTAITSPEKILRPDDKGRVGLGSFIKELQRHLGQLSGFAVHIENSRIVLSPRVERDPLAPDTLVLSDADRDAFLEALANPPEPNEALKRAFKKYRDSQSAE
- the secA gene encoding preprotein translocase subunit SecA, encoding MSILKKIFGSRNERYIKSLQPVVTRINELEAQFKPLSDSDLRGMTLKFRERLAKGETLDDLLPEAFAVTREAAVRVLGMRHFDVQLVGGIVLHQGKIAEMKTGEGKTLVATLAVYLNALSGKGVHVVTVNDYLARRDAEWMGQVYRFLGLDVGVIVHGISDEERKAAYRADITYGQNNEFGFDYLRDNMKYRIEAYAQRELNFAIVDEVDSILIDEARTPLIISGPTEDTTDLYYKINSVIPRLKNEDHYVIDEKARTAQLTDEGVEAVEGLIGVDNLYDASNIEIIHHVNQALRAHTLYHRDTDYVVRDGEVIIVDEFTGRLMSGRRWSDGLHQAVEAKEGVTIEKENQTLASITFQNYFRLYDKLAGMTGTADTEAAEFAQIYELEVIVIPTHRPIIRKDDADLVFKTQQERDEAIIEDIREAHERGQPVLVGTTSIEKSELLSRALKKAGVSHDVLNAKQHEREAEIIAQAGSSGAVTLSTSMAGRGTDIMLGGNPEALALHRCSDPEDEAEYQRELMAAKAECERDKEKVLAAGGLRVVGTERHESRRIDNQLRGRSGRQGDPGASRFYLSLEDDLLRIFGGDRIKGMMERLGLEEGEAIEHKWLNKAIENAQRKVEGHNFDIRKHLLEYDNVMNDQRGVIYTQRRETLEVEDVSEDIWKFVEDVLETTALAHCDERGYVEDWDLEGLNDALRVTFNWDINLTKEAAGDRNFSEFFDFLNEELRKHYKDREAEIGADTLRQLEKWRWLVNMDTAWKDHLLALDRLKEGIGLRGYAQVDPKQVYKKEAFGLFTELVGTIKQNTVRDLFHVRLRREEEIEEERAKRAEAVKRLAASHGGDTDAPREAPKKKPMRRTQEKVGRNDPCWCGSGKKYKHCHGKAGAEPAADAGE
- the cysS gene encoding cysteine--tRNA ligase, whose product is MALRLYNTLTRKEEDFEPLHEGKVGMYACGVTVYDRVHVGHARSAVVYDVIFRYLKYKGYDVTFVRNFTDVDDKIIKRANEEGATSEEIAERYIAAYHEDMGPLNLQPPTIEPKATEHMAQIIKLIERLIEKGAAYESGGDVFFAVKKFDGYGKLSGKDIDELESGARIDINELKENPMDFALWKSAKPGEPAWDSPWGKGRPGWHIECSAMSMSHLGESFDIHGGGNDLVFPHHENEIAQSEGATGHHYAKYWIHNGMVVLNKQKMSKSTGNFFTLRDVLEKYHPEVLRTFILGTQYRKPIDFAEDYVRDAESGLRKLYETIRACERILEQECPNMKGPAEPTEEETALLERLAALPAEFEEKMDNDFDSAGALGRVQALRGEVNGYLFAHNFECTPVSCKICRGFLNALDLPRKVLGILSRPAEEFLAELEARVADEAEISPAEIEKLIADRNAARTGKNYAEADRIRDELAAHNVEIKDGPGGTEWRWRT
- a CDS encoding glutamate--tRNA ligase, which produces MTGTPNSGRHVRVRFAPSPTGPLHLGGARTALFNWLYARNQGGTFVLRIENTDTVRSSEAYEDSILSDLHWLGLDWEEGPKMGGPYGPYRQDERLEIHKQALAELREHGAVYPCFCSQEQLEATRRQQSAKGEPPRYPGTCRGLDPDVARDRIDQGQKHTWRFALPGGDYIVKDLIRGDVKFNLADLGDFVVMRTDGTFPYLFASAIDDARMQITHVLRGEDGLSNAPRQAVLIEALGEAPPVFGHLPLLLDPEGKKLAKRDPSFTLEALRERQVPPDALFSYLAGLGYAPAAKGDMTKEELIESFDLSKISKSPARVDASALEYVAGRHVRDLSLEEFVRQARERLADVGITYPETPVLDEALSGAFQTDVRDWRELEAAARELEEGWTDVAEEEREVFGEETALRVLRVAAGVNEEVPAEDWCGDTLIGALRKEVSEVKGRKLYGPLRVALTGKLGGPELKHLITLLGRERVRERVSRALAQLHQDD